The following coding sequences are from one Aethina tumida isolate Nest 87 chromosome 2, icAetTumi1.1, whole genome shotgun sequence window:
- the LOC126264585 gene encoding uncharacterized protein LOC126264585 isoform X2 yields MGPVSKLLFCFLFVMPNIKAFTVDIVNITTCKNSDDELGTLDTDIESEEAPDQLFNADFNLPMDLDKDTMVEYESNAWSKGKWKFLFKG; encoded by the exons ATGGGTCCCGTTAGCAAGTTACTTTTCTGCTTCTTGTTTGTTATGCCAAACATAAAA GCCTTCACCGTGGATATAGTCAACATAACCACATGTAAAAACTCCGACGACGAATTGGGCACCTTGGATACTGATATAGAATCTGAGGAAGCTCCAGATCAGTTGTTCAATGCTGACTTCAATTTACCAATGGATCTTGACAAAGACACAATGGTG GAGTACGAATCCAATGCGTGGAGTAAAGGAAAATGGAAGTTTCTATTTAAAG GTTAA
- the LOC109600448 gene encoding uncharacterized protein LOC109600448, whose product MMVATLCTLLCLLTVTYGYTITPTKVDACPPTGKEVPVEAKLTGSKEDQEFFMSLDLPFDIDEDFTFTLTIDEWTGLTWHKGLYKFEGTLCEYIPKIIPKIWDNIRDQIVPKIEDPCIVKADKYKLEKFTCSTSDISAPVNLYGKFLLTLKIYTPNEEEVICRTMEIIGR is encoded by the exons ATGATGGTTGCAACACTCTGTACCTTATTGTGCCTCCTAACAGTTACTTATGGATACacg ataaccCCCACGAAAGTAGATGCTTGTCCACCTACTGGTAAAGAAGTACCCGTGGAGGCCAAATTGACGGGCAGTAAGGAAGATCAAGAATTCTTCATGAGCTTAGACCTACCCTTCGACATAGATGAGGATTTCACA TTTACTCTGACAATAGACGAGTGGACAGGACTGACCTGGCACAAAGGACTTTACAAATTCGAAGGCACATTGTGTGAGTACATTCCAAAAATAATACCAAAAATCTGGGACAACATTCGTGACCAAATCGTGCCAAAAATTGAAGATCCTTGTATAGTGAAAGCA gaCAAATATAAACTGGAAAAATTTACGTGTTCGACTAGTGACATAAGTGCCCCTGTTAATTTATACGGGAAATTCCTTTTAACATTGAAAATCTACACTCCAAACGAAGAAGAAGTCATTTGCAGGACCATGGAAATTATTGGGAGATAA
- the LOC109607997 gene encoding uncharacterized protein LOC109607997: MMEVEQEEGIDLIDFSRARHMRSMLKMHCTFIAGPDIETEYDIIPYTCRSPIVEKVLRSLHPDNHPETNYEPPSDELNNLVMKFLEHLSERRSPLGGLIFKGHEDSMILELFLDCVSKGNHKLFFIARGRKYQMYIDDHLAVETYKASPNVYIKPLVDKAFNSLQNECFIILEKILYDAITGEDIAEAENPNRQNWIYTTGPEVFMEIISRETWGGNSHNKILMSNIEDIIKGFAYSDNLSLLCFNSEFTTAERRSIHIISKKLKLKCQNVGSGIHTRTKVYKHHSRDDLVKILLRNNCKKAVFHLVIPPRFMDQWYEMFNPNESE, from the coding sequence ATGATGGAAGTAGAACAGGAAGAAGGGATCGACCTCATCGACTTCTCAAGAGCTCGACATATGCGAAGCATGCTAAAAATGCACTGTACATTTATAGCTGGACCGGACATTGAGACAGAATATGATATCATACCGTACACCTGCCGCTCCCCGATAGTCGAAAAAGTACTTAGGTCATTGCACCCCGATAATCACCCGGAGACAAATTATGAACCACCTAGTGACGAATTGAATAACTTGGTGATGAAATTTCTTGAACACCTAAGTGAAAGACGATCACCACTTGGTGGACTGATCTTCAAGGGTCACGAAGACAGCATGATTCTAGAATTATTCCTAGATTGTGTGTCCAAAGGCAATCACAAGTTGTTCTTTATAGCTAGAGgaagaaaatatcaaatgtaCATTGATGATCATCTCGCCGTTGAAACTTATAAGGCTTCACCTAATGTATACATTAAACCTCTAGTGGATAAAGCATTTAATTCACTTCAAAACGAATGTTTCATCATTTTGGAAAAGATTTTATACGATGCTATAACGGGGGAAGACATCGCGGAGGCTGAGAACCCCAATCGCCAAAACTGGATTTACACTACAGGGCCAGAAGTGTTCATGGAAATCATTTCACGAGAAACCTGGGGTGGAAACTCCCATAACAAAATCTTAATGTCTAACATCGAAGACATTATAAAAGGCTTTGCTTATTCTGATAATCTATCACTTTTGTGTTTTAACTCTGAATTTACAACGGCTGAAAGACGATCAATACATATCATTTCAAAGAAATTGAaactaaaatgtcaaaatgttGGTTCTGGTATTCACACGAGAACCAAAGTGTACAAGCATCATTCCAGGGATGatcttgttaaaattttacttagaaACAATTGTAAAAAGGCAGTGTTTCATTTGGTTATCCCACCACGGTTTATGGACCAGTGGTATGAAATGTTTAATCCAAATGAGAGTGAGTAG
- the LOC126264537 gene encoding uncharacterized protein LOC126264537, producing MEEQEEEVIDLIDFSRAREGPNTIKLHCRYTGGPGIRSEYEIMPYTPRTQLGENVLKSLLPDDHTETMYQPPYDELEKKVDDFLEEVRDRRSVLGGMIFKGQENQTALELFMDCVSKANHKLMFIARGRKYEMYVDNNLAVETYNANYTVFIKPLVDAAFELLQNECFIIMQTVLYECVTAKDIEKAEDPKHTDWVYPTRPENFIKIIARETWGGNSHNKILMDNIEDTIKDFVYSDSLSLLCFDSDFTSAERRSIHNISKELKLRCEDVGSGIQTKTKVYKHHSREALVRILLRSNCERTVYRLIIPPNFANLWSQIFNPNENS from the coding sequence ATGGAAGAACAAGAAGAGGAGGTGATTGATCTCATCGATTTCTCAAGAGCCAGAGAAGGGCCAAACACGATTAAGCTACACTGCAGGTACACAGGTGGACCAGGCATTAGGTCGGAATATGAAATCATGCCGTACACCCCCCGTACACAGTTAGGCGAAAATGTTCTTAAATCGTTACTACCAGATGACCATACAGAAACGATGTATCAACCACCCTATGACGAATTGGAGAAAAAAGTGGATGATTTTCTGGAAGAAGTGAGAGACAGACGATCAGTACTTGGTGGAATGATCTTCAAGGGTCAGGAAAACCAAACAGCGCTGGAATTGTTCATGGATTGCGTCTCCAAAGCTAATCACAAATTGATGTTCATAGCCCGAGGTAGAAAGTATGAAATGTATGTTGATAATAATCTCGCGGTTGAAACCTACAACGCCAACTATACCGTGTTCATTAAACCGCTGGTGGATGCAGCATTTGAGCTACTCCAAAATGAATGTTTCATAATTATGCAGACGGTATTGTACGAATGTGTAACGGCCAAGGACATCGAAAAAGCCGAAGACCCTAAACACACCGACTGGGTATACCCCACAAGGCcggaaaatttcatcaaaatcatTGCACGTGAAACTTGGGGTGGAAATTCCCACAACAAAATACTTATGGATAATATCGAAGACACTATAAAAGACTTTGTTTATTCTGATAGTCTATcacttttgtgttttgattCTGATTTTACATCGGCTGAAAGACGATCAATACATAACATTTCAAAGGAATTGAAACTAAGATGTGAAGACGTTGGCTCCGGTATTCAGACGAAAACCAAAGTATACAAACATCATTCGCGGGAAGCTCTCGTTAGAATTTTGCTTAGAAGTAATTGCGAGAGGACAGTGTACCGATTGATTATTCCGCCAAATTTTGCAAACCTATGGTCTCAGATTTTTAATCCAAATGAAAATTCTTAG
- the LOC126264565 gene encoding uncharacterized protein LOC126264565 — translation MQVPEEEVIDLIDFSRTRQSPNTTELPCRYTPRTLIGENVFKSLQPDDHPETIYQPPCDELENKVVAFLGQVKERQSSLGGMIFKGNENQTPLELFMDCISKGNHRLSFVARGRRYQLFVDDNLVVETYNVNFNIFIKPLVDAAFDILQNECFIIMQTVLYESITEEDIAKAEDPNHQNWVYTTKPEVFIEIVVRETWGGNSHNKILMSNIENIIKRFAYSDSLSLLCFDTDFTTAERRSIHNISKELKLKCQDVGTGIEMRTKVFKHYSREDLVRILLRSKCEKTVYRLVIPPQFLNHWSEIINPNEPA, via the coding sequence ATGCAAGTACCAGAAGAAGAGGTCATCGATCTCATCGATTTCTCAAGAACCAGACAAAGTCCAAACACGACTGAGCTACCTTGCAGGTACACACCCCGTACCTTGATAggagaaaatgtttttaagtcGTTACAACCAGATGATCACCCAGAAACAATTTATCAACCACCCTGTGACGAATTGGAGAATAAGGTGGTGGCTTTTCTGGGACAAGTGAAAGAGCGACAATCGTCACTTGGTGGAATGATCTTCAAGGGTAACGAAAATCAAACGCCGTTAGAGTTGTTCATGGATTGCATCTCCAAAGGCAATCACAGATTATCGTTCGTAGCCCGAGGTAGAAGGTATCAGTTGTTCGTTGATGATAATCTAGTGGTTGAAACCTACAACGTcaactttaatatattcatcaaACCGCTGGTGGATGCAGCTTTCGACATACTTCAAAACGAATGTTTCATCATTATGCAAACGGTGTTGTACGAATCCATAACGGAGGAGGACATCGCAAAGGCTGAAGACCCCAACCACCAAAACTGGGTTTACACTACAAAGCCAGAGGTGTTCATAGAAATCGTTGTACGGGAAACCTGGGGTGGAAATTCCCATAACAAAATTCTAATGTCCAACAtcgaaaacattataaaacgtTTCGCTTATTCTGATAGTCTATcacttttgtgttttgataCTGATTTTACAACGGCTGAAAGACGATCAATACATAACATTTCAAAAGAATTGAAACTAAAATGTCAAGACGTTGGCACTGGAATTGAGATGAGAACCAAAGTGTTCAAACATTATTCGAGGGAGGATCTCGTTAGAATTTTGCTTAGAAGTAAATGTGAGAAGACTGTGTACCGTTTGGTTATCCCACCACAGTTTTTGAACCATTggtctgaaattattaatccaAATGAGCCTGCTTAA
- the LOC126264585 gene encoding uncharacterized protein LOC126264585 isoform X1, translating to MGPVSKLLFCFLFVMPNIKAFTVDIVNITTCKNSDDELGTLDTDIESEEAPDQLFNADFNLPMDLDKDTMVEYESNAWSKGKWKFLFKGKRSLCNSIMTTTAYARFANQVKPKFPKKCSIPEGDYKITRFPISGQYVVLSDIKKAPALVKHKVTLWVDDTIILCRIVYTNSNN from the exons ATGGGTCCCGTTAGCAAGTTACTTTTCTGCTTCTTGTTTGTTATGCCAAACATAAAA GCCTTCACCGTGGATATAGTCAACATAACCACATGTAAAAACTCCGACGACGAATTGGGCACCTTGGATACTGATATAGAATCTGAGGAAGCTCCAGATCAGTTGTTCAATGCTGACTTCAATTTACCAATGGATCTTGACAAAGACACAATGGTG GAGTACGAATCCAATGCGTGGAGTAAAGGAAAATGGAAGTTTCTATTTAAAGGTAAACGATCTCTTTGCAACTCTATAATGACAACAACTGCTTATGCAAGGTTTGCTAATCAGGTTAAACCTAAATTTCCTAAGAAGTGTAGCATTCCTGAA GGTGACTATAAGATTACTAGGTTTCCCATTAGTGGTCAGTATGTGGTTTTGAGCGACATCAAGAAAGCACCCGCCCTTGTCAAACATAAGGTCACATTATGGGTGGACGACACCATAATATTGTGCAGAATAGTTTACACCaacagtaataattaa
- the LOC126264536 gene encoding uncharacterized protein LOC126264536, whose translation MSYQSKQIKQNSITNTITLDDEEAVKPQENFSISVKTDVCEGKDVLYKPTTNNKIGPNSMVNKSEPFISDMIGDADVKIEKFLKHIKETCSPIGKLVLVGKKSSPTFTYLNTALVVADYKMRFHVANGSYQLYIENELMAETDYDRRQMTSIRLHLANMTIAKLKEECFTIINKENYEEISLDYINNLDERKAFNQENEVMGRVRYMMEKLGLDDSKEKKSDVKVSSFKHWSKLNKILYEYLHSNRLTVLVLSPSYTKEERCIIHRLANFYRLKSKTIKIGDHRRTTIAKKWKNDVLIKILLKSNCDSIGYYLEIPSKYREFWANLCATDEKGDNN comes from the coding sequence ATGAGTTACCAATCAAAACAAATCAAACAGAACTCCATCACAAATACAATTACGTTAGATGATGAAGAAGCTGTGAAGCCGCAAGAAAATTTTTCCATTTCGGTCAAAACTGACGTATGTGAGGGAAAGGACGTATTGTATAAACCAACAACCAACAACAAAATTGGACCAAATTCAATGGTAAATAAATCCGAACCCTTCATTTCAGACATGATTGGTGATGCTGACGTGAAGATTGAAAAATTCCTTAAACATATTAAGGAAACTTGTTCACCAATTGGAAAACTCGTTCTAGTGGGCAAAAAAAGTAGTCCGACTTTTACGTATTTGAACACGGCATTGGTTGTTGCTGATTATAAAATGAGATTCCACGTCGCAAATGGTAGTTACCAGTTATACATCGAAAATGAGCTTATGGCTGAAACCGACTACGACAGACGTCAAATGACTTCTATAAGACTACATTTAGCAAATATGACGATTGCCAAACTAAAAGAGGAATGCTTTACaatcataaataaagaaaattacgaAGAAATTTCTCTggattatataaacaatttagatGAAAGGAAGGCTTTCAATCAGGAAAACGAGGTTATGGGACGAGTAAGGTATATGATGGAAAAGCTTGGTCTGGATGACTCCAAGGAAAAGAAAAGTGATGTCAAAGTCAGTTCCTTTAAGCACTGGTCAaagctaaataaaattttgtatgagTATCTTCATTCAAACAGGCTGACGGTGTTGGTCTTAAGTCCCTCTTACACAAAAGAGGAGAGATGTATTATACATCGTCTGGCTAATTTCTATCGTCTCAAgtctaaaactattaaaattggcGACCATAGGAGGACCACCATTGCTAAGAAGTGGAAGAATGATGTGTTGATCAAGatcttattaaaatctaattgcGATAGTATTGGCTACTATTTGGAAATTCCCTCTAAATACAGGGAGTTCTGGGCAAACTTGTGTGCTACTGACGAAAAAGGAGACAAcaactaa